One Candidatus Dependentiae bacterium genomic window, TATAGCCAACAATGGATCTAGCTACCGTCTGGGTGGCCAGTTGCGTTACAACAGCCCCTTGACTAGTTTTACGACGCTTTATTGACGGCCTAGCTGCTTGCTGTGCTAATGCAGCATCATGTGCCGCAAATAAATCTGTATTTCCTGGACTGAAAAAATCAGTAATACGCTTTTGTTGGCAATCACCTTCTATCTCATCATGTGTACGTTTTAATACCGGAATACGAGTTGTCATGCCTGCACTATGTGTTGTTTGTCTGGATGTTGCAGGTGGTTCTTCATCAGAATACTCAGAATCAGAATATACTTCTTCACTTTCTATATCTATATCTGATTCATACTCTATATTTTCTGACTCTAAATCTACACTTGATACAGAAGATGCATCAAAAGATGATTCATTCGAAGATGCACTACTTACAGCAGAATTATCAGAAGGAAAGTCTTGCAGATTAATCTCCATACCCCATGCATATACCGTACATAAACAGAGGGTAAGCACTCTCATACAATGCTTCATCGTTACTCCTTTTTTTTAAATAATATGCGTCAAATACACTTCGCAAAAATTACAAATATAACTAGATCAGAAAATTAATTTATTCTGGAATGAAAATAGAAAAACTTCATTAGTGATTGTCAACAAAATATAAAAATGTTCGCACAAAGAGAGAGGAGATATGGCTATCAAAAATTTTCTTGATTTTTAATACGTGTTGCATGGTATGGTGCATAAAAAAAGGAATCAAACTTGCGCATAATAATCAAAACACTGCAAACTCATTCAGTATCTCGTGCAACACGATTATTATTCACTATGTTTCTCATCATTTTGATCCCAACATATTTAAAACACTATGGACCACAAAATTTTTTATGGCTTTCTGATGTTGGGTTATTCACCACTTTTTTTATTGTATGGCTTGGGTCACCACTGCTTAATAGCATCTGCATGATTAGCATATTTCCTATTGAGCTTATGTGGTACATAGATTTTTTTGTACAGACTATAACTGGATTTAATATCTTTGGCAGTACTGATTACATGTTTGACCCACAATATGGTTTGTTCCTCAGAAGCTTATCATTATTCCATATAGTGGTTCCCATGATGTGGATTTGGTACCTATTGAAATGGGGGTATGACAAGCGTGCATTAATATGGGCTATTGTACTTATTTGGAGCGTATTGGTTGCAACATTTATGTGTACAAATCCTGCATACAATATTAATTGGGTATTTGTCCCTCAGCAGCATAACTTAACTATACATCCTGTTGCATGGTTACTATTTATGATGGTTGCATCTTTAGCACTTGTGATTTTACCTATGCATTATATACTTGCATTACTTTGTAAAAAACCAAATCAAATTAACCAATAAGTATTATTATGATTATATCTCAACTCATGCATGCAGCTATTAAAGCACGCAACAATGCACAAGCTCCATACTCTACCTATCATGTCGGTTCTGCTATTCGCAGTGCACAAGGCAACATATATGCCGGATGCAACGTAGAGCGTTGTAGCTATACCCAAACTACCCATGCTGAACAAAATGCTATTGACAGTATGATTGCTGCAGAAGGACCTGCATGCATAACACACATTGCCATTATTGCTGCACCACAACGCAAAATTATTACTTTACAAAACATACAAGATGCATCTGTCATTAACACACCACCGCAAAGTGCTTGTTGTGGTCATTGTTTACAAATTATTTGGGAAAATGCAGGAGACAACCCTGATATACCTATGTACTTTTTCTTTGGAGACAACAAATTATATACAACTACCATTGGCACATTGTTACCATTTCCATTTGGCCCAAGTAACTTAGGTATTACGTATACGCATCAAAATTCATTTACATCTTCAACTGTTTTTGAACATAATGAAAGAACGTAATTTTTTATAAGCTTGGTAATTCACTTAGAGAGTAGTCGTGAAAAAACAATGGCCACCCCAAGATCAAGTATTTTGGTATCTGTATGATAAACCCACTTCAACATGCAGAGAAAATATTACTACTGATGTCGCTATTATAGGCGGTGGCATGGCAGGCCTTTCTGCAGCTCACGCGTTTCAAAAACGTGGAAAAAAAGTTATTTTACTCGAACAATACTACTGTGGCGCAGGAGCTTCGGGCAAAAGCTCTGGATTTATTACACCCAATGCAGAACTTTCATTCACTGATTTTGCAAAAAAATATTCCAAAGATAGTGCCCATCATATTTGGGATTTTATTACTTCTGGTTCGGAAGATATTCGTACCAATATCTTACAGCATAAATTCGCCTGCGATTATGTAGAACAAAATACACTTATAGCAGCTAATCATCACCATAATTTAAAAACACTCCAAATAGAATGTGATAATTTAGCGGCTTATGGATATAAAACAGCAATGTATTCAAAAGATGCATTACAAAAATACATTAATTCTGCTAATTACGTTGGCGGTATGGAATATGCAGGTTCTTTTGGCATTAACTCATACTTGTACTGCCAAGCAATGAAACAATTATTACAACAACTAGGGGTAGATATCTACGAACAAACACCAGTTACCCGCATAGACAACCATACTATACATACCATGCACGCTCGCATACAAGCCAAACACATTATTGTATGCACCGATCGCTTCACGCCTCAACTTGGGCTACTTGAGAACAAGGTGTACCATGTTCAAACATTCTTGATGGTATCACAAGTTCTGACCAATACAGAAATAGCTCAGTTATTTCCCGAAAACAACTATTTAGTGTGGGACACTGATCTCATTTACACCTACTTTAGAATAACTGCCGACAAACGACTTCTGTTGGGTGGCGGCAATCTATGGACTACATTTGCAACTCAAGAAAAACATAATTATCACCCGATCATTCAGCAACTAACACGATATTTTAATAAAAAATTTCCAGACGTACATATACAATTTGAGCACATATGGCCAGGATTGATCGGTATTTCAAAAGATATTGTACCTATCGCAGGTCCAGATCAAAAAAATCCGCACATATATTACATTACTGCTTCAGCCGGATTGCCTATAGCTGCTGCCTTAGGTCGTTATAGCGCAGAACATATTATTGATGGCAGAACAGACTTAGACCAATTCTTCTCTCCGTATAGAAAATTCCTTATACACGGCCCAGTGCAATCACTACTTGGTACTCGACTCTCTTTTGCTCTATCAACCTTTATTTCTTCAAGGTTATAACATATGAAAGAAGATATAGTAGTAAAAAATGGCATAATAATTCCTGCGCATGAACTAGAAATTACCGCAAGTAGGTCCGGCGGTGCTGGTGGTCAACATGTTAATAAGACAAGCACGCGCATTACGCTCCGTTGGAACATCCCACGCACACAAGCGCTTGATGAACAACAAAAACAACGAGTACTCATAAAACTACAATCAGAGCTGACTACCGAAGGTGATCTGATTATTCACAGCAGTACATATCGCAGCCAGCAACAAAACAAAAAAAGCGCATTTGATATACTTGCACAAAAAATACGCAACGCTTTGCATGTGCCCAAAAAACGTATGAAATCCAAGCTGCCACAACAAGCAAAAGAAGCACGCCTAGAGAAAAAAAAGAAACATAGTGAAGTTAAAAAAATGCGTCGTAAAGTTGAGTATTAATATAAAAAGGAATATAAATGAGTATGTTTATTTTTCTACTTTTATTTAGTCCAGTATTTTCAAGTATCTGTGATATTCAAAATTTTTCATTCGAAACAGATACATGCTATACAACTATCAAGCCCTACTATGAAGACTATCTACAAGTAAGTCCTTATCATCGCATTTTTTATGCAGAATATGGTAATCCAAATGGAATACCAGTCGTAGTAGTACATGGGGGCCCTGGTTATGGATGTATTGATTCTTGTAGTAAATTTTTTGATCCAAGCTATTTTCATATAATAATGTTTGACCAACGAGGAGCCCTTAAATCAATACCATGCGCAGATATGTATGATAATACGCCACAAGCATCTGTACATGATATGGAATTATTACGAGAACATCTGAACATTGATAAATGGATTCTTTTTGGAGGCTCATATGGCAGTTTATTGTCAATTTTATATGGTGAGACTCATCCAGATCGTGTCTTGTATTTTGTTTTACGAGGTATCTTTTTAGGTAGGAAACAAGACTATGAACATTTATTTTATGGAATGAATAAATTTTTTCCTGAATCATACCAATCAATGCTTAACCTGCTATCTGCTGAAGAACAATCAGATTTAATAACATCACTTCATAAACGAATTATGAATTCTGATAGCAGTATTAGTCAACCGATTGCAGATGCTTTTATGTATTATGATGGCTTATGTTCTGTATTAAACCCTGACTTTGATGACAAAGGAGATCAAATAGTAGATCTTTCTGTTGCACGAGCATTTATTCATTACGCAGCACATCATTTTTTCTTAGAAGAAAACCAGTTACTTAATAACATAGAAAAAATCAAACATCTCCCTGCAATTATCGTACATGGTCGCTATGATTTGATTTGTCCACCGCAAAATGCATATGATTTATATAATGTATGGCCAAATACAGAATTGTGGTTTATTGAAAACGCAGGTCATTCATCAGAAGAAAAAATTCTTGCATCTGCACTAACAACCGCTATGAATACATTAAAAGGGATTTTTATATGAAGCACATCTTAACAACAATAGCAGCACTAACTATTATTATAGCGGTGCCATTATATTATGGCAGCACTTACTATTATTATTCACCACTCTACCAACCAATTACTATAGCAACCGCAGTAATACATCCAACCAAAGGTAACACTGCTTCAGGATTGGTAACATTTGTACAAAACAAACAAGGCGTACTTATTACTGCCAATATCAGTGGTCTGACTCCAGGTGAACACGGGTTCCATATTCATGAGTTCGGTGATTGCGCATGTGATGATGCCGTATGTGCTGGTGATCACTTTAATCCAACCGGACAACGTCATGGCAACCCGGCTGACCAAAAAAG contains:
- the pip gene encoding prolyl aminopeptidase produces the protein MSMFIFLLLFSPVFSSICDIQNFSFETDTCYTTIKPYYEDYLQVSPYHRIFYAEYGNPNGIPVVVVHGGPGYGCIDSCSKFFDPSYFHIIMFDQRGALKSIPCADMYDNTPQASVHDMELLREHLNIDKWILFGGSYGSLLSILYGETHPDRVLYFVLRGIFLGRKQDYEHLFYGMNKFFPESYQSMLNLLSAEEQSDLITSLHKRIMNSDSSISQPIADAFMYYDGLCSVLNPDFDDKGDQIVDLSVARAFIHYAAHHFFLEENQLLNNIEKIKHLPAIIVHGRYDLICPPQNAYDLYNVWPNTELWFIENAGHSSEEKILASALTTAMNTLKGIFI
- the arfB gene encoding alternative ribosome rescue aminoacyl-tRNA hydrolase ArfB, with product MKEDIVVKNGIIIPAHELEITASRSGGAGGQHVNKTSTRITLRWNIPRTQALDEQQKQRVLIKLQSELTTEGDLIIHSSTYRSQQQNKKSAFDILAQKIRNALHVPKKRMKSKLPQQAKEARLEKKKKHSEVKKMRRKVEY
- a CDS encoding cytidine deaminase gives rise to the protein MIISQLMHAAIKARNNAQAPYSTYHVGSAIRSAQGNIYAGCNVERCSYTQTTHAEQNAIDSMIAAEGPACITHIAIIAAPQRKIITLQNIQDASVINTPPQSACCGHCLQIIWENAGDNPDIPMYFFFGDNKLYTTTIGTLLPFPFGPSNLGITYTHQNSFTSSTVFEHNERT
- a CDS encoding superoxide dismutase family protein, with product MKHILTTIAALTIIIAVPLYYGSTYYYYSPLYQPITIATAVIHPTKGNTASGLVTFVQNKQGVLITANISGLTPGEHGFHIHEFGDCACDDAVCAGDHFNPTGQRHGNPADQKRHMGDLGNITADEHGNAIYSYTDQHITLNGPHSIIGRTVIVHAQKDDYISQPTGNAGARLGCGVIGIKQ
- a CDS encoding FAD-binding oxidoreductase, yielding MKKQWPPQDQVFWYLYDKPTSTCRENITTDVAIIGGGMAGLSAAHAFQKRGKKVILLEQYYCGAGASGKSSGFITPNAELSFTDFAKKYSKDSAHHIWDFITSGSEDIRTNILQHKFACDYVEQNTLIAANHHHNLKTLQIECDNLAAYGYKTAMYSKDALQKYINSANYVGGMEYAGSFGINSYLYCQAMKQLLQQLGVDIYEQTPVTRIDNHTIHTMHARIQAKHIIVCTDRFTPQLGLLENKVYHVQTFLMVSQVLTNTEIAQLFPENNYLVWDTDLIYTYFRITADKRLLLGGGNLWTTFATQEKHNYHPIIQQLTRYFNKKFPDVHIQFEHIWPGLIGISKDIVPIAGPDQKNPHIYYITASAGLPIAAALGRYSAEHIIDGRTDLDQFFSPYRKFLIHGPVQSLLGTRLSFALSTFISSRL